In the genome of Candidatus Omnitrophota bacterium, one region contains:
- the nifJ gene encoding pyruvate:ferredoxin (flavodoxin) oxidoreductase produces the protein MKRDMMPHDGTSAVAHVAHATNEVIAIYPITPSSGMGEIADAKSAAGEKNIWGSVPTVVELQSEGGASGAVHGALTTGALTTTFTASQGLLLMIPNMYKIAGELTSTVFHVSARSLACQALSIFGDHSDVMAARATGWAFLASGSVQEAMDFALIAQAATLESRIPILHFFEGFRVSHEIQKIEELTFDDMKAMLPPELVHPHRMRGLNPERPVLRGTSQNPDVYFQGRETVNKYYEACPAIVQKAMDKFAGLTGRQYRLFEYVGAPDAEKVVIIIGCGGEAVHETVEHLNAKGEKLGVLKVRLYRPFSVKDFIDALPKTVKKIAVLDRTKEPGALGEPLYEDVRTAVGEAMSDGSAPFKGYPVIVGGRYGLGSAEFTPAMIKGVFDNLSANKPKNHFTVGITDDVTGTSLDFDAAFSTESDQTYRAMFYGLGSDGTVGANKNSIKIIAENTDNNAQGYFVYDSKKAGAITISHLRFGTRTIRSPYLISKANFIACHNFSFLEKYDMLKNLVDGGIFLLTSSFNKEEIWDNLPGKVQKQIIDKKVKFYIIDAVDIAEKIGLGGRINVIMQTAFFKISNVIDCDAAVKAIKGAIKKTYGKKGEKIVDMNVRAVDQALTSIQEVKVPAKVTKDTGCCSLVSDEAPDFVKNTTAKIMRGEGETVKVSEMPDDGTWPTGTTQYEKRNIAIHVPVWNPETCIQCGKCTMVCPHAVIRAKMYKEELLKGAPATFKHAQVKPKPKEGYVYTLQVAPEDCTGCGACVENCPMKAKEAIKMELQLPLRENERANNKFFLDLPETDPGMYNRNVMNGVQFVKPLFEYSGACAGCGETSYVKLLTQLFGDRAVIANATGCSSIYGGNLPTTPYTSRQDGRGPAWNNSLFEDNAELAYGMRLTADKHASYAGELADRIISAGACDAKLVEALKDARNADQSTQEKIEQQRKRIDSIKELLSKCDRPDCKELLSVADYFIKRSVWAVGGDGWAYDIGYGGLDHVLASGRNVNVLVLDTEVYSNTGGQASKSTPMGAVAKFAASGKPIGKKDLGLMAISYGYVYVAKVSMGADPMQVMKAFIEAESYDGPSLIIAYSHCIAHGINMTKGYDEQKRAVASGHWPLFRYNPDLCKEGKNPLTVDSKAPSIKLEEYVYNENRYNILKKVDPERAKTLLDKAEKQAKDHYELYKYLSERTICECQPDKCEK, from the coding sequence ATGAAACGTGATATGATGCCGCATGATGGGACGAGCGCAGTAGCGCATGTAGCCCATGCTACCAACGAAGTTATTGCCATTTATCCGATAACCCCGTCTTCAGGGATGGGCGAGATCGCGGACGCAAAGTCGGCGGCGGGGGAAAAGAATATATGGGGATCAGTACCTACGGTCGTGGAGCTCCAGTCGGAAGGCGGCGCTTCCGGGGCCGTCCATGGCGCGTTGACCACGGGGGCTCTTACCACCACGTTCACAGCTTCCCAGGGGCTGCTGCTCATGATACCTAATATGTACAAGATCGCGGGAGAACTGACGTCTACGGTCTTCCATGTGTCCGCGAGGTCACTAGCTTGCCAGGCGCTTTCTATTTTCGGGGACCATTCCGATGTGATGGCCGCCAGGGCCACAGGGTGGGCGTTCCTGGCGTCGGGGAGTGTCCAGGAAGCCATGGATTTCGCGCTTATTGCGCAGGCGGCGACCCTGGAGTCCAGGATACCGATACTCCACTTTTTTGAAGGGTTCCGTGTGTCACATGAGATACAGAAGATAGAGGAACTTACATTCGATGACATGAAGGCCATGTTGCCGCCGGAACTCGTGCATCCCCATCGCATGAGGGGCCTGAACCCGGAACGCCCGGTCTTGAGGGGGACATCACAGAACCCGGATGTGTATTTCCAGGGCAGGGAGACGGTCAATAAATATTACGAAGCGTGCCCGGCCATAGTGCAAAAAGCCATGGATAAGTTCGCCGGCCTGACAGGCAGGCAATATCGCCTGTTCGAATATGTGGGGGCTCCGGACGCGGAAAAGGTCGTGATCATAATAGGCTGCGGAGGGGAAGCCGTGCATGAGACGGTGGAGCACCTCAACGCCAAGGGGGAAAAGCTCGGAGTACTGAAAGTAAGGCTGTACAGGCCTTTCAGCGTAAAAGATTTCATCGATGCCCTGCCGAAAACGGTAAAGAAAATAGCTGTCCTTGATCGGACAAAAGAACCCGGAGCGCTTGGTGAGCCGTTATATGAGGATGTACGTACGGCTGTGGGAGAGGCCATGTCGGACGGGTCCGCTCCATTCAAGGGATACCCGGTAATAGTAGGAGGAAGATATGGTCTAGGGTCCGCGGAATTCACTCCGGCGATGATAAAAGGGGTATTTGACAACCTTTCCGCCAATAAGCCTAAGAACCATTTTACGGTAGGTATAACGGACGACGTGACCGGAACGAGCCTGGACTTCGACGCGGCGTTCAGCACGGAAAGTGACCAGACCTACCGCGCTATGTTCTATGGCCTGGGATCGGACGGTACCGTAGGGGCCAACAAGAACTCAATAAAGATCATAGCCGAGAATACCGACAACAACGCGCAGGGATACTTTGTTTATGACTCAAAGAAGGCGGGCGCGATAACCATATCCCACCTCAGGTTCGGGACAAGAACGATCCGCAGCCCTTACCTGATAAGCAAGGCTAACTTCATAGCGTGTCATAATTTCTCTTTTCTCGAGAAGTACGATATGCTCAAGAACCTGGTCGACGGCGGGATATTCCTCCTGACGTCGTCCTTCAATAAGGAAGAGATATGGGACAACCTTCCCGGCAAGGTGCAGAAACAGATAATAGACAAGAAAGTGAAGTTCTACATCATAGACGCCGTTGATATAGCCGAGAAAATAGGTCTTGGAGGACGCATAAACGTGATAATGCAGACGGCTTTCTTCAAGATATCCAATGTTATAGATTGTGACGCCGCGGTCAAGGCCATAAAGGGCGCTATAAAGAAGACATACGGCAAGAAAGGCGAAAAGATCGTAGATATGAACGTAAGGGCGGTAGACCAGGCCCTCACCAGTATACAGGAGGTCAAAGTGCCCGCGAAGGTCACGAAAGACACGGGTTGTTGCTCGCTTGTGTCGGATGAGGCCCCGGATTTCGTGAAGAACACGACAGCCAAGATAATGAGGGGGGAAGGAGAGACGGTCAAGGTGTCCGAAATGCCGGATGACGGTACATGGCCGACCGGTACCACACAGTACGAAAAGAGGAATATCGCTATACACGTGCCGGTGTGGAACCCGGAAACATGTATCCAGTGCGGTAAATGTACCATGGTGTGCCCCCACGCTGTTATACGCGCCAAGATGTACAAAGAAGAGCTATTGAAAGGGGCGCCGGCAACGTTCAAGCATGCCCAGGTAAAACCTAAACCCAAAGAAGGGTACGTATATACGCTCCAGGTGGCGCCGGAAGATTGTACGGGTTGCGGCGCGTGTGTGGAGAATTGCCCGATGAAAGCGAAGGAAGCCATAAAGATGGAGCTTCAGCTGCCTTTGAGGGAAAATGAACGGGCCAACAACAAGTTCTTCCTGGACCTTCCGGAGACCGACCCGGGTATGTATAACAGGAACGTAATGAATGGCGTGCAGTTCGTGAAGCCTCTCTTTGAATATTCCGGCGCGTGCGCGGGGTGTGGAGAGACATCATACGTGAAACTGCTCACGCAGCTGTTCGGGGACAGGGCCGTTATCGCTAACGCTACGGGCTGTTCCTCTATATACGGAGGGAACCTGCCGACCACTCCATATACTTCACGTCAGGACGGCAGGGGACCCGCGTGGAATAATTCCCTGTTCGAGGATAACGCGGAACTCGCTTATGGCATGCGCCTTACGGCTGACAAGCACGCTTCTTATGCCGGAGAGCTCGCCGACAGGATAATATCAGCCGGGGCATGTGACGCGAAACTGGTAGAGGCGCTTAAGGATGCCAGGAACGCCGACCAGTCCACCCAGGAAAAGATAGAACAACAGAGAAAAAGGATCGACTCGATAAAAGAGCTTCTTTCAAAATGCGATCGCCCTGATTGCAAAGAGCTCCTGAGCGTCGCGGATTATTTCATCAAAAGGTCCGTATGGGCGGTAGGCGGGGATGGATGGGCGTATGACATAGGCTACGGCGGACTTGACCATGTGCTCGCCTCGGGCAGGAACGTTAACGTGCTTGTGCTTGATACCGAAGTTTACTCGAATACGGGTGGCCAGGCTTCTAAATCGACCCCAATGGGGGCGGTAGCCAAATTCGCGGCCAGCGGAAAACCCATTGGGAAAAAAGACCTCGGTCTTATGGCCATAAGCTATGGGTATGTGTACGTCGCCAAGGTGTCGATGGGTGCCGACCCGATGCAGGTCATGAAGGCATTTATCGAAGCGGAGTCATATGACGGCCCGTCCCTTATAATCGCGTATTCGCATTGTATAGCGCATGGGATAAACATGACCAAGGGGTATGACGAGCAGAAACGGGCGGTAGCTTCGGGACATTGGCCGCTTTTCAGGTACAACCCGGACCTTTGCAAGGAAGGCAAGAACCCGCTTACGGTGGACAGCAAAGCTCCGAGCATCAAACTTGAAGAGTATGTTTATAACGAGAACCGGTATAACATACTGAAGAAGGTGGACCCGGAAAGGGCAAAAACGCTTCTTGATAAGGCCGAGAAACAGGCAAAAGACCATTACGAGCTGTATAAATACCTCTCTGAGAGGACCATCTGTGAATGCCAGCCCGATAAATGTGAGAAATAA
- the dnaX gene encoding DNA polymerase III subunit gamma/tau has translation MSYQVLAQKYRPQSFEDVAGQETVTRTLKNAVEKGRSANAYIFCGPRGVGKTSVARLLSKTLNCLADKGEKPCNKCASCHQISQGNDMDVLEIDGASNNGVDEIRALRENVKFSPSRGKYKIYIIDEVHMLSTGAFNALLKTLEEPPAHVKFIFATTEPHKVLPTIISRCQRFDFKRISSPVIAGRVRDIARAEKITLDEKAALLIARVADGSLRDALVVLDQMVSFSGGTIRTEDVAELMGMMHRDSLYGMADALIEGDAKKSAELADDMISGGKDPVYIANTLLAHFRDMMIIKVVKAPTSDMAFAEDELARIRDEAGKLSLEEILYMIQVLSHAISLMKSADFVRGPLEVALIKLANRSSVMSLPSIVEKIEELKSGMGVMSSAGSTHITRDNSVVPDKAEEASPSVPRGASMDVAEKVEERVPDGEPVVEELTDAGSKGHWKTVLNYVKGKKISLYTFLNPGKPIEFSDRKVVIGFDKEHSFNKEVLESESNKMLVQEAVNKVTGTAPALEFTILEFLGAEADRKDSKKERMEKAREEIKPVIEKAMDIFGGHIVRDFMEDV, from the coding sequence ATGTCATATCAGGTACTAGCTCAAAAATACAGGCCCCAGAGTTTCGAGGACGTGGCGGGGCAGGAAACGGTTACGCGGACGTTGAAGAACGCTGTGGAAAAAGGCCGTTCCGCCAACGCTTACATTTTCTGTGGCCCGCGCGGCGTGGGCAAGACCTCGGTAGCGCGTCTGCTTTCCAAGACGCTGAACTGCCTTGCGGATAAAGGCGAAAAGCCCTGTAACAAATGCGCGTCATGCCATCAGATAAGCCAGGGGAACGATATGGACGTGCTGGAGATAGACGGCGCGTCGAACAACGGTGTTGACGAGATACGTGCCCTGAGAGAGAACGTCAAGTTCTCCCCCTCACGCGGCAAATATAAGATCTACATAATAGACGAGGTCCATATGCTTTCGACCGGGGCGTTCAACGCGCTCCTGAAAACGCTTGAAGAGCCGCCTGCCCACGTCAAGTTCATCTTCGCGACCACCGAGCCGCACAAGGTGTTGCCCACGATAATATCTCGATGCCAGAGGTTCGATTTTAAGCGCATATCTTCCCCCGTCATAGCCGGGAGGGTCCGGGATATAGCGCGTGCCGAAAAAATAACGCTCGATGAAAAAGCGGCCTTACTTATCGCGCGCGTAGCGGACGGGAGCCTCCGGGACGCGCTTGTCGTGCTGGACCAGATGGTATCGTTCTCCGGCGGCACGATAAGGACGGAAGATGTCGCCGAGCTTATGGGGATGATGCACCGCGATAGCCTGTACGGCATGGCTGACGCCCTAATAGAAGGGGACGCTAAAAAGTCGGCGGAACTTGCCGACGATATGATAAGCGGGGGAAAGGATCCCGTGTATATAGCGAATACACTTCTTGCGCATTTCAGGGACATGATGATCATCAAGGTGGTCAAGGCCCCTACTTCCGACATGGCCTTTGCCGAGGACGAACTTGCCAGGATACGGGACGAGGCGGGTAAACTCTCTCTTGAGGAGATCCTGTACATGATACAGGTCCTGTCGCATGCCATTTCCCTTATGAAGAGCGCGGATTTCGTGCGAGGACCTCTTGAAGTGGCTCTGATCAAGTTAGCGAACAGATCATCGGTCATGTCCCTTCCGTCGATCGTGGAGAAGATAGAGGAACTCAAGAGCGGTATGGGGGTGATGTCATCGGCCGGGAGCACCCATATAACGCGGGATAATAGCGTGGTACCGGATAAAGCGGAGGAAGCTTCCCCGTCGGTCCCGCGTGGCGCGTCCATGGATGTCGCCGAAAAGGTGGAAGAAAGGGTCCCCGACGGTGAGCCTGTCGTGGAAGAGCTTACGGATGCCGGGTCGAAGGGGCATTGGAAAACGGTATTGAATTATGTTAAGGGGAAGAAAATATCCCTGTACACGTTCCTTAATCCCGGCAAACCGATCGAGTTCTCCGACAGGAAGGTCGTGATAGGTTTTGACAAAGAACATTCTTTCAACAAGGAAGTACTGGAATCCGAGAGCAATAAAATGCTGGTCCAGGAAGCCGTGAACAAGGTGACCGGTACGGCCCCGGCCCTGGAGTTCACCATCCTGGAATTCCTGGGCGCGGAAGCGGACAGGAAAGATTCCAAAAAAGAACGTATGGAAAAAGCACGGGAGGAGATAAAGCCTGTTATCGAGAAAGCCATGGATATTTTCGGGGGACACATCGTGAGGGATTTTATGGAGGATGTATAA
- the crcB gene encoding fluoride efflux transporter CrcB, producing MTIIYIALGGAIGAIARHFMSGFIIHHIGDKLPLGTIFVNITGCFLIGFLGALAGRYNMSAEARSFVFVGFISAFTTFSTYSLETYNLFRSGQMGYAAVNFALSNVAGVAAVFLGVLISRCV from the coding sequence ATGACCATTATTTACATAGCGCTTGGAGGGGCCATAGGGGCTATCGCCAGGCATTTCATGTCGGGGTTCATAATACATCATATCGGGGATAAATTGCCGCTGGGAACTATTTTCGTCAATATCACCGGATGTTTCCTTATAGGGTTCCTGGGGGCGTTGGCCGGGAGATATAATATGTCGGCCGAAGCGCGTTCTTTTGTTTTCGTGGGGTTCATAAGCGCTTTCACTACTTTTTCCACATACAGCCTGGAGACATATAATCTTTTCAGGTCGGGGCAGATGGGATACGCTGCCGTGAATTTCGCCTTGAGCAACGTGGCTGGTGTAGCCGCTGTTTTCCTGGGTGTACTTATATCCAGATGTGTCTAG
- the recR gene encoding recombination mediator RecR — MPGFPPSMMRLIEDLVKMPGIGSRSARRLTFHILRAPKPEVETLIKDIKDVRDNVRFCSKCNNLSEGDMCSLCSDVSRDPSRICVVEGPGGIWAIERTGHYKGLYHVLLGELSPIDGVGPEDLKIQELVDRVKKEAVKEVIIATDFTTEGETTAMYIAGILKPLKVKTTRLARGVPAGAMLEYADVTTLQRAFEERRDEK; from the coding sequence ATGCCCGGGTTCCCTCCATCCATGATGAGACTTATCGAAGACCTGGTCAAGATGCCCGGGATAGGGTCAAGGTCGGCAAGAAGGCTTACGTTCCACATATTGAGGGCCCCTAAGCCCGAGGTCGAAACGCTTATCAAGGATATCAAGGATGTCAGGGATAACGTAAGGTTCTGCAGTAAATGCAATAACCTGAGCGAGGGGGATATGTGTTCTTTGTGTTCCGATGTGTCGCGGGACCCATCCAGGATATGCGTGGTCGAAGGCCCCGGCGGTATTTGGGCCATAGAGAGGACCGGTCATTATAAAGGGCTTTACCATGTCCTTCTTGGGGAGCTCTCTCCCATAGACGGGGTAGGCCCCGAGGACCTTAAGATACAGGAGCTTGTGGACAGGGTAAAAAAAGAAGCTGTTAAGGAGGTCATAATAGCTACGGATTTTACTACTGAAGGCGAGACCACCGCTATGTATATCGCGGGGATATTGAAACCTTTGAAGGTCAAGACCACCCGTCTTGCCAGGGGGGTCCCAGCGGGCGCCATGCTTGAATATGCCGATGTGACCACGCTTCAACGCGCTTTTGAGGAGCGCCGGGACGAAAAATAA
- a CDS encoding ABC transporter substrate-binding protein, with translation MLLRMIACILTVFVSLVLPAGSASADGPDKVVVGSSPSLAAAGLFLAKEKGFFEEEGLDVTIEIFKQSTVQILPLLATNKIDVAACGYSSGLLNAFTEDTGIKMVACLGRHFPGRSHLAMLISKQLYPDKMDRDVLEGKVFALPTRGVIQEIITERFLQQYGLGLEDVELVNLSYPNMNAALAGGSIFGAMQLEPYASKAVEEGYAVEVIRAAELRPNFQGGVLLYSRDLMEERPDVASRFMVAYLRGVRYFNDFLDGAIKDDHGVFDIIDKYTALGSYEAFQKIQFGGVNPDGFLDKTSIGEDIDWYHERGYITQRPDPADIVDDSFCEYAVSVLGKYPPHDHRER, from the coding sequence ATGCTGTTGCGTATGATAGCGTGTATACTTACTGTGTTCGTATCGCTGGTACTGCCCGCCGGATCGGCGAGCGCGGATGGACCGGATAAAGTGGTCGTAGGGTCGTCACCTTCGCTGGCGGCAGCCGGTCTTTTCCTGGCCAAAGAAAAGGGTTTTTTCGAGGAAGAGGGCCTGGATGTCACTATCGAGATATTCAAACAATCCACGGTCCAGATACTTCCTCTCCTGGCTACCAACAAGATAGATGTGGCGGCCTGCGGCTATTCTTCGGGGCTTTTGAACGCGTTCACTGAAGATACAGGGATAAAGATGGTAGCGTGCCTTGGACGGCATTTCCCCGGCAGGTCACACCTCGCGATGCTTATCAGCAAACAGTTGTATCCGGACAAGATGGACCGGGATGTCCTTGAGGGGAAAGTGTTCGCTCTTCCCACAAGAGGCGTGATACAGGAAATAATAACCGAGAGGTTCCTCCAGCAGTACGGGTTGGGGCTTGAGGATGTTGAGCTTGTGAACCTGTCCTATCCCAATATGAACGCGGCGCTCGCGGGCGGCAGCATTTTTGGCGCGATGCAGCTTGAGCCCTATGCCTCGAAGGCCGTGGAAGAAGGGTACGCGGTCGAGGTCATCCGTGCCGCGGAACTCCGCCCGAATTTCCAGGGTGGGGTGCTTTTGTACTCAAGGGACCTGATGGAAGAACGTCCGGATGTGGCCAGCCGCTTCATGGTGGCATACCTAAGGGGAGTAAGATACTTCAATGATTTTCTCGATGGAGCGATCAAGGATGACCACGGGGTATTCGATATCATAGATAAATACACGGCCCTTGGTAGCTACGAGGCGTTCCAGAAGATACAGTTCGGTGGGGTCAACCCTGATGGGTTCCTCGATAAGACAAGTATCGGCGAGGATATAGATTGGTATCATGAAAGAGGATATATAACCCAAAGACCGGATCCCGCGGATATCGTGGATGACTCTTTTTGCGAGTACGCGGTAAGCGTGCTCGGCAAATATCCGCCACATGACCACCGGGAACGGTAA
- a CDS encoding TonB family protein: MRAHMTREVPERNQFAYFMMVSVCLHVAVIGTPGFSFYSSAPPKYDDEVLLELLVEEPVRLPEVDVTSLSLKISRPEPASVYPGERSGDDAENVSVGVVKDTFREEEAKKERSVAPTEKEEENSAEQLKKEEYDNSTMLRYQDRVRQRIEKYRRYPDKARKRKMEGVVRVMFTVLADGRITYAGITGSSGYRTLDGEALATVKKASPLPPVPAELELEKVTMEVPIVFSLKNGIKSR; encoded by the coding sequence ATGAGGGCCCATATGACGCGTGAGGTGCCGGAGAGGAATCAGTTCGCGTATTTCATGATGGTCTCTGTGTGCCTGCATGTCGCCGTGATAGGGACGCCGGGCTTTTCTTTCTACAGCAGCGCACCGCCCAAATATGATGATGAGGTCCTGCTGGAACTTCTGGTGGAAGAACCGGTGCGTCTTCCGGAAGTGGATGTCACGTCCCTGAGCTTGAAGATCAGCAGACCGGAACCGGCTTCCGTCTATCCCGGGGAAAGATCCGGCGATGACGCTGAAAACGTGAGCGTAGGTGTGGTAAAAGACACTTTTCGCGAGGAAGAAGCCAAAAAGGAACGGAGTGTTGCCCCTACCGAAAAGGAAGAGGAGAACAGCGCGGAACAGCTCAAGAAGGAAGAATACGACAATAGCACGATGCTTAGATACCAGGACCGTGTACGGCAGAGGATAGAGAAGTACCGCAGATACCCGGACAAGGCGCGCAAGAGAAAGATGGAAGGGGTGGTGCGGGTGATGTTCACCGTGCTTGCCGACGGAAGGATAACGTACGCGGGGATCACCGGCTCTTCAGGGTACAGGACCCTTGACGGGGAAGCCCTCGCCACAGTGAAAAAAGCCTCTCCCTTGCCACCCGTACCCGCGGAGCTTGAACTGGAAAAAGTGACGATGGAAGTGCCGATAGTCTTTTCGCTGAAAAACGGCATAAAGAGCAGGTGA
- a CDS encoding glycosyltransferase yields MIRERCVATGCDGKYFPAAISLVRSLSRTNPGIPVVVFGFGLTRRQKKCISRYADVVERAPFMEIAGRGKFSYIGRATMLKFEVVEMEFEKVLYLDSDMVVLGPIEQLFDIPPGRVGVVPEVNRVRDMFRPRDRERLSHGIDIGWEKPGFNAGLFTLYPREWKELKEMAAGLVDRFGPDVFSKSKDQQLLNILFSGHLVEFPKCYNFSPLYDEGRTDPVIIHYLAAVKPWHANYPLSLRYPEFREHISAFEYPAILKNDMREKAVRVRNKMRGLFTEGNAINEGA; encoded by the coding sequence ATGATCCGAGAAAGATGTGTAGCTACCGGATGCGACGGGAAATATTTCCCGGCCGCTATTTCGCTGGTAAGGAGCCTTTCCCGTACCAATCCCGGGATACCTGTGGTAGTGTTCGGCTTCGGGTTGACCCGACGCCAGAAAAAATGTATATCCAGGTACGCGGATGTGGTCGAACGCGCGCCTTTTATGGAGATAGCAGGAAGAGGGAAGTTCAGCTATATAGGGCGGGCCACCATGCTTAAGTTCGAGGTGGTGGAGATGGAGTTCGAAAAAGTCCTTTATCTGGATTCGGATATGGTGGTCCTGGGGCCGATAGAACAGTTGTTCGATATTCCGCCCGGGCGTGTGGGTGTGGTCCCCGAGGTCAACCGTGTAAGGGATATGTTCCGTCCGCGGGATAGGGAGAGGCTCTCGCATGGGATAGATATAGGTTGGGAAAAACCGGGGTTCAACGCAGGTCTTTTCACATTGTACCCGCGCGAATGGAAAGAGCTCAAGGAAATGGCGGCAGGACTTGTTGACAGGTTCGGGCCGGACGTTTTTTCGAAGAGCAAAGACCAGCAGCTTTTGAATATCCTGTTCAGTGGACACCTCGTCGAGTTCCCGAAATGTTATAATTTCTCCCCTTTATATGACGAGGGGAGAACGGACCCGGTCATCATACATTACCTTGCGGCTGTAAAGCCGTGGCACGCGAATTATCCCTTGTCGTTAAGGTATCCCGAATTCAGGGAACACATATCCGCTTTTGAGTATCCCGCTATACTGAAGAACGACATGCGGGAAAAGGCCGTTCGTGTAAGGAACAAAATGCGCGGCCTGTTCACGGAAGGGAACGCGATCAATGAAGGCGCTTAG
- a CDS encoding biopolymer transporter ExbD has translation MEFEERKKISTHLDIAPLIDIVFLLIIFFMLTANFIMQPGIKVKLPAAESARPEKQDSMTIYISSDSVIYLNGTEVEMAGLAEELSLKLANEPGLNVALKADEKVDLGLAVRVMDIARKAGAGALVISTDPGKKGK, from the coding sequence ATGGAATTCGAGGAAAGGAAAAAAATATCGACACACCTGGATATAGCTCCGCTCATTGATATTGTGTTCCTTCTCATAATATTCTTCATGCTCACGGCAAACTTCATAATGCAGCCCGGGATCAAGGTGAAACTGCCGGCCGCGGAAAGCGCCAGGCCGGAAAAACAGGATAGTATGACCATATACATATCCTCCGATAGCGTGATATACCTCAACGGGACAGAAGTAGAAATGGCCGGACTCGCCGAGGAGTTGTCTCTCAAGCTTGCCAATGAACCCGGGCTGAACGTTGCCCTCAAGGCCGACGAGAAGGTCGACCTTGGTCTGGCCGTACGCGTGATGGACATAGCCAGGAAAGCCGGCGCCGGCGCGCTTGTTATATCTACCGATCCGGGAAAGAAGGGCAAATGA
- a CDS encoding ROK family protein: MKKYVIGVDIGGTKIASGIVDVSGKIRKKIELPTMASKGVERSLEQVYLSIDELVGSGEVPAADIKGIGLCAPGPLNQKKGIVYNPPNLKGWNNVPLVELVRKRFRKPVLLENDANAAGVAEMLWGAARGYKHIFYVTVSTGIGTAIIIDGKLYTGKNGTAGEGGHAVIDYKYKGGSYGMSVPGSIEALASGPNTVRRLVSRLKKNGTYASMLLKLTGERSAELTMKDVARAAKKGDKFAMAAVEEQARFLGIWLGSMISLLDPEIIVIGGGVSHIGKMLFDGIKKTIPGHTINRLCAKTPIVKAWLKKDVGLLGAAAVMIRK; this comes from the coding sequence ATGAAAAAATACGTTATAGGTGTCGATATAGGCGGTACTAAGATAGCGTCGGGTATAGTCGATGTATCCGGAAAGATCAGGAAGAAGATAGAACTGCCGACCATGGCCTCTAAGGGTGTAGAGCGTTCTCTTGAGCAAGTATATCTTTCAATAGACGAACTTGTGGGGTCGGGAGAAGTCCCGGCGGCAGACATAAAGGGCATAGGTCTCTGCGCTCCAGGCCCACTCAACCAGAAAAAAGGTATTGTATATAACCCCCCGAACCTCAAGGGCTGGAATAACGTGCCCCTTGTCGAGCTGGTACGGAAAAGATTCAGGAAACCTGTTCTTCTGGAAAATGACGCGAACGCCGCCGGTGTGGCGGAAATGCTATGGGGGGCGGCGCGTGGATACAAGCATATATTCTATGTCACGGTGTCTACCGGCATAGGAACGGCGATAATCATAGATGGCAAACTCTATACCGGCAAGAACGGGACCGCCGGCGAGGGTGGCCACGCGGTGATAGACTACAAGTACAAAGGCGGGTCCTACGGGATGTCGGTCCCCGGGTCCATAGAAGCCCTGGCGTCAGGCCCGAACACGGTCCGGCGCCTGGTGTCGAGACTGAAGAAGAACGGGACATACGCCTCCATGCTATTGAAGCTGACCGGTGAAAGATCCGCGGAACTTACGATGAAAGACGTCGCGAGGGCCGCGAAAAAGGGGGATAAGTTCGCCATGGCGGCCGTGGAGGAACAGGCCCGTTTTCTCGGCATATGGCTTGGCAGTATGATAAGCCTGTTGGATCCCGAGATAATCGTGATAGGCGGCGGGGTCTCCCATATCGGTAAAATGCTTTTTGATGGAATAAAAAAGACCATACCCGGCCATACCATAAACAGGTTGTGCGCCAAAACCCCTATAGTGAAAGCATGGCTCAAAAAGGACGTCGGGCTTCTGGGTGCCGCCGCGGTAATGATCCGCAAATGA